From the Scylla paramamosain isolate STU-SP2022 chromosome 15, ASM3559412v1, whole genome shotgun sequence genome, one window contains:
- the LOC135107336 gene encoding uncharacterized protein LOC135107336 isoform X1, translating into MQVFSEVSRLFKMGICLDTGQRPEFLSLHDLYEDRSGSPLVSEGKNGEAGTTAATTPATMAPPGPTAAAPTETITGAPVIFFLGGPGSGKMTHAQNLADIHEGYRHINLTVVISEYIKENDLGSPQSISASIGLALLAREMHLSPRCKGYLVSGYPRHLDDVHHYNEKLGRPTGAILLEWDRATLIRNIELRMREYYASHAMRLSHTARRLGNIDGAILLDWRESTLLNNLEAGARMGSLMLEAAKKELTEFTTKVLPVCEYYDNLGMLYVVSGERSQEEVFRDVQRAHSKILRSALHPPPSRASVGSYREYRRMAPITQHQPLSNATITAPPEEEALPPCIFFMGGPGSDKWRLMSGITYLYPGWACVGVGQMLRDHVARWKEDPEGYTGMPSEKVVMVHNLMRKGELVPQDLVLDLMQERIKELSSREGIVLVGFPRDIIQAQNFEEKFHQIPPLLLIDCSELELGRNLGRREWRLDDNVAAARRRLAIYREVTLPMLKAFDEKNRLKIIDGDADWEQVERETKRAIYVETQNLARRGIRSAGVTPTPSPRRGLVRPSTSTFPAEVATAAVSRFEPQEPPAEDPNLDQPNGPVPGSPTRLPDQEMKPLPRELRGAVTETTPRSQLRHELV; encoded by the exons ATCGCAGCGGGTCGCCGTTAGTGAGTGAAGGCAAGAATGGAGAGGCGGGCACGACAGCAGCCACCACCCCGGCTACCATGGCGCCCCCGGGACCCACCGCCGCTGCCCCGACGGAGACCATCACAGGAGCGCCTGTCATCTTCTTTTTGG GGGGTCCAGGCAGCGGAAAGATGACGCACGCGCAGAACCTTGCCGACATCCACGAGGGTTACCGACACATCAACCTCACCGTCGTGATTAGCGAATATATCAAGGAGAAcg ACCTCGGATCGCCACAGTCCATCTCAGCGAGCATCGGGCTGGCGCTGCTGGCCCGGGAGATGCACCTGTCGCCCCGCTGCAAGGGCTACTTGGTGTCCGGGTACCCGCGCCACCTAGATGACGTGCATCACTACAACGAGAAG CTGGGTCGACCCACGGGAGCCATCCTGCTGGAGTGGGACCGAGCTACCCTCATCAGGAACATCGAG TTGAGAATGCGAGAATATTACGCGAGCCACGCCATGCGCCTCTCCCACACTGCGCGGCGG CTGGGCAACATCGACGGGGCCATCCTGCTTGACTGGCGGGAGTCGACGCTACTCAACAACCTGGAGGCGGGGGCGCGGATGGGTTCACTCATGCTGGAAGCGGCGAAGAAGGAGCTGACGGAATTCACTACGAAGGTCCTGCCGGTGTGTGAATACTACGACAACCTGGGGATGCTTTACGTG GTGTCTGGGGAGAGGAGTCAGGAGGAGGTGTTCAGGGACGTCCAAAGGGCACACTCCAAGATACTTCGGTCCGCGCTTCATCCTCCGCCATCACGCGCCTCTGTTG GGTCCTACCGGGAGTACCGTAGGATGGCGCCCATAACCCAACATCAGCCGCTGTCCAACGCCACAATTACTGCGCCGCCAGAAGAAGAGGCTCTCCCTCCGTGCATCTTCTTCATGG GTGGCCCCGGGAGCGACAAATGGCGACTCATGAGCGGCATCACATACCTGTACCCAGGGTGGGCGTGCGTGGGAGTGGGCCAGATGCTGCGTGACCACGTGGCGCGCTGGAAAGAGGACCCTGAAGGGTACACAGGCATGCCCAGcgagaaggtggtgatggtgcacaACCtcatgaggaagggagagctgGTGCCGCAG GACCTGGTGCTCGACTTGATGCAGGAAAGGATAAAGGAGCTGAGTTCCCGCGAGGGCATCGTGCTGGTGGGCTTCCCGAGGGACATCATCCAGGCGCAGAACTTCgaggagaag TTCCACCAGATCCCGCCCTTGTTGCTCATCGACTGCTCGGAGTTGGAGCTGGGGAGGAACCTTGGCCGCAGGGAGTGGCGCCTCGATGACAACGTAGCGGCGGCACGGAGGAGGCTGGCCATTTACCGCGAAGTCACGTTGCCCATGCTCAAGGCCTTCGACGAGAAGAACCGACTCAAGATT ATTGACGGCGACGCTGACTGGGAACAGGTGGAAAGGGAGACTAAGCGGGCCATCTACGTAGAGACCCAGAATCTTGCTCGGCGCGGCATCAGGTCGGCAGGAGTCACGCCCACGCCGTCTCCCCGTCGCGGCCTCGTGCgcccctccacttccaccttccCCGCCGAGGTCGCCACCGCAGCCGTCAGCAGGTTTGAGCCACA GGAACCGCCAGCAGAAGACCCCAACCTAGACCAGCCCAACGGCCCCGTCCCTGGCAGCCCCACCCGCCTTCCCGACCAGGAAATGAAACCTCTTCCTCGGGAGCTGAGAGGCGCCGTGACGGAGACGACGCCCAGGAGTCAGTTGCGGCACGAGCTGGTCTGA
- the LOC135107336 gene encoding uncharacterized protein LOC135107336 isoform X4, with translation MQVFSEVSRLFKMGICLDTDRSGSPLVSEGKNGEAGTTAATTPATMAPPGPTAAAPTETITGAPVIFFLGGPGSGKMTHAQNLADIHEGYRHINLTVVISEYIKENDLGSPQSISASIGLALLAREMHLSPRCKGYLVSGYPRHLDDVHHYNEKLGRPTGAILLEWDRATLIRNIELRMREYYASHAMRLSHTARRLGNIDGAILLDWRESTLLNNLEAGARMGSLMLEAAKKELTEFTTKVLPVCEYYDNLGMLYVVSGERSQEEVFRDVQRAHSKILRSALHPPPSRASVGSYREYRRMAPITQHQPLSNATITAPPEEEALPPCIFFMGGPGSDKWRLMSGITYLYPGWACVGVGQMLRDHVARWKEDPEGYTGMPSEKVVMVHNLMRKGELVPQDLVLDLMQERIKELSSREGIVLVGFPRDIIQAQNFEEKFHQIPPLLLIDCSELELGRNLGRREWRLDDNVAAARRRLAIYREVTLPMLKAFDEKNRLKIIDGDADWEQVERETKRAIYVETQNLARRGIRSAGVTPTPSPRRGLVRPSTSTFPAEVATAAVSRFEPQEPPAEDPNLDQPNGPVPGSPTRLPDQEMKPLPRELRGAVTETTPRSQLRHELV, from the exons ATCGCAGCGGGTCGCCGTTAGTGAGTGAAGGCAAGAATGGAGAGGCGGGCACGACAGCAGCCACCACCCCGGCTACCATGGCGCCCCCGGGACCCACCGCCGCTGCCCCGACGGAGACCATCACAGGAGCGCCTGTCATCTTCTTTTTGG GGGGTCCAGGCAGCGGAAAGATGACGCACGCGCAGAACCTTGCCGACATCCACGAGGGTTACCGACACATCAACCTCACCGTCGTGATTAGCGAATATATCAAGGAGAAcg ACCTCGGATCGCCACAGTCCATCTCAGCGAGCATCGGGCTGGCGCTGCTGGCCCGGGAGATGCACCTGTCGCCCCGCTGCAAGGGCTACTTGGTGTCCGGGTACCCGCGCCACCTAGATGACGTGCATCACTACAACGAGAAG CTGGGTCGACCCACGGGAGCCATCCTGCTGGAGTGGGACCGAGCTACCCTCATCAGGAACATCGAG TTGAGAATGCGAGAATATTACGCGAGCCACGCCATGCGCCTCTCCCACACTGCGCGGCGG CTGGGCAACATCGACGGGGCCATCCTGCTTGACTGGCGGGAGTCGACGCTACTCAACAACCTGGAGGCGGGGGCGCGGATGGGTTCACTCATGCTGGAAGCGGCGAAGAAGGAGCTGACGGAATTCACTACGAAGGTCCTGCCGGTGTGTGAATACTACGACAACCTGGGGATGCTTTACGTG GTGTCTGGGGAGAGGAGTCAGGAGGAGGTGTTCAGGGACGTCCAAAGGGCACACTCCAAGATACTTCGGTCCGCGCTTCATCCTCCGCCATCACGCGCCTCTGTTG GGTCCTACCGGGAGTACCGTAGGATGGCGCCCATAACCCAACATCAGCCGCTGTCCAACGCCACAATTACTGCGCCGCCAGAAGAAGAGGCTCTCCCTCCGTGCATCTTCTTCATGG GTGGCCCCGGGAGCGACAAATGGCGACTCATGAGCGGCATCACATACCTGTACCCAGGGTGGGCGTGCGTGGGAGTGGGCCAGATGCTGCGTGACCACGTGGCGCGCTGGAAAGAGGACCCTGAAGGGTACACAGGCATGCCCAGcgagaaggtggtgatggtgcacaACCtcatgaggaagggagagctgGTGCCGCAG GACCTGGTGCTCGACTTGATGCAGGAAAGGATAAAGGAGCTGAGTTCCCGCGAGGGCATCGTGCTGGTGGGCTTCCCGAGGGACATCATCCAGGCGCAGAACTTCgaggagaag TTCCACCAGATCCCGCCCTTGTTGCTCATCGACTGCTCGGAGTTGGAGCTGGGGAGGAACCTTGGCCGCAGGGAGTGGCGCCTCGATGACAACGTAGCGGCGGCACGGAGGAGGCTGGCCATTTACCGCGAAGTCACGTTGCCCATGCTCAAGGCCTTCGACGAGAAGAACCGACTCAAGATT ATTGACGGCGACGCTGACTGGGAACAGGTGGAAAGGGAGACTAAGCGGGCCATCTACGTAGAGACCCAGAATCTTGCTCGGCGCGGCATCAGGTCGGCAGGAGTCACGCCCACGCCGTCTCCCCGTCGCGGCCTCGTGCgcccctccacttccaccttccCCGCCGAGGTCGCCACCGCAGCCGTCAGCAGGTTTGAGCCACA GGAACCGCCAGCAGAAGACCCCAACCTAGACCAGCCCAACGGCCCCGTCCCTGGCAGCCCCACCCGCCTTCCCGACCAGGAAATGAAACCTCTTCCTCGGGAGCTGAGAGGCGCCGTGACGGAGACGACGCCCAGGAGTCAGTTGCGGCACGAGCTGGTCTGA
- the LOC135107336 gene encoding uncharacterized protein LOC135107336 isoform X2 has protein sequence MQVFSEVSRLFKMGICLDTGQRPEFLSLHDLYEDRSGSPLVSEGKNGEAGTTAATTPATMAPPGPTAAAPTETITGAPVIFFLGSGKMTHAQNLADIHEGYRHINLTVVISEYIKENDLGSPQSISASIGLALLAREMHLSPRCKGYLVSGYPRHLDDVHHYNEKLGRPTGAILLEWDRATLIRNIELRMREYYASHAMRLSHTARRLGNIDGAILLDWRESTLLNNLEAGARMGSLMLEAAKKELTEFTTKVLPVCEYYDNLGMLYVVSGERSQEEVFRDVQRAHSKILRSALHPPPSRASVGSYREYRRMAPITQHQPLSNATITAPPEEEALPPCIFFMGGPGSDKWRLMSGITYLYPGWACVGVGQMLRDHVARWKEDPEGYTGMPSEKVVMVHNLMRKGELVPQDLVLDLMQERIKELSSREGIVLVGFPRDIIQAQNFEEKFHQIPPLLLIDCSELELGRNLGRREWRLDDNVAAARRRLAIYREVTLPMLKAFDEKNRLKIIDGDADWEQVERETKRAIYVETQNLARRGIRSAGVTPTPSPRRGLVRPSTSTFPAEVATAAVSRFEPQEPPAEDPNLDQPNGPVPGSPTRLPDQEMKPLPRELRGAVTETTPRSQLRHELV, from the exons ATCGCAGCGGGTCGCCGTTAGTGAGTGAAGGCAAGAATGGAGAGGCGGGCACGACAGCAGCCACCACCCCGGCTACCATGGCGCCCCCGGGACCCACCGCCGCTGCCCCGACGGAGACCATCACAGGAGCGCCTGTCATCTTCTTTTTGG GCAGCGGAAAGATGACGCACGCGCAGAACCTTGCCGACATCCACGAGGGTTACCGACACATCAACCTCACCGTCGTGATTAGCGAATATATCAAGGAGAAcg ACCTCGGATCGCCACAGTCCATCTCAGCGAGCATCGGGCTGGCGCTGCTGGCCCGGGAGATGCACCTGTCGCCCCGCTGCAAGGGCTACTTGGTGTCCGGGTACCCGCGCCACCTAGATGACGTGCATCACTACAACGAGAAG CTGGGTCGACCCACGGGAGCCATCCTGCTGGAGTGGGACCGAGCTACCCTCATCAGGAACATCGAG TTGAGAATGCGAGAATATTACGCGAGCCACGCCATGCGCCTCTCCCACACTGCGCGGCGG CTGGGCAACATCGACGGGGCCATCCTGCTTGACTGGCGGGAGTCGACGCTACTCAACAACCTGGAGGCGGGGGCGCGGATGGGTTCACTCATGCTGGAAGCGGCGAAGAAGGAGCTGACGGAATTCACTACGAAGGTCCTGCCGGTGTGTGAATACTACGACAACCTGGGGATGCTTTACGTG GTGTCTGGGGAGAGGAGTCAGGAGGAGGTGTTCAGGGACGTCCAAAGGGCACACTCCAAGATACTTCGGTCCGCGCTTCATCCTCCGCCATCACGCGCCTCTGTTG GGTCCTACCGGGAGTACCGTAGGATGGCGCCCATAACCCAACATCAGCCGCTGTCCAACGCCACAATTACTGCGCCGCCAGAAGAAGAGGCTCTCCCTCCGTGCATCTTCTTCATGG GTGGCCCCGGGAGCGACAAATGGCGACTCATGAGCGGCATCACATACCTGTACCCAGGGTGGGCGTGCGTGGGAGTGGGCCAGATGCTGCGTGACCACGTGGCGCGCTGGAAAGAGGACCCTGAAGGGTACACAGGCATGCCCAGcgagaaggtggtgatggtgcacaACCtcatgaggaagggagagctgGTGCCGCAG GACCTGGTGCTCGACTTGATGCAGGAAAGGATAAAGGAGCTGAGTTCCCGCGAGGGCATCGTGCTGGTGGGCTTCCCGAGGGACATCATCCAGGCGCAGAACTTCgaggagaag TTCCACCAGATCCCGCCCTTGTTGCTCATCGACTGCTCGGAGTTGGAGCTGGGGAGGAACCTTGGCCGCAGGGAGTGGCGCCTCGATGACAACGTAGCGGCGGCACGGAGGAGGCTGGCCATTTACCGCGAAGTCACGTTGCCCATGCTCAAGGCCTTCGACGAGAAGAACCGACTCAAGATT ATTGACGGCGACGCTGACTGGGAACAGGTGGAAAGGGAGACTAAGCGGGCCATCTACGTAGAGACCCAGAATCTTGCTCGGCGCGGCATCAGGTCGGCAGGAGTCACGCCCACGCCGTCTCCCCGTCGCGGCCTCGTGCgcccctccacttccaccttccCCGCCGAGGTCGCCACCGCAGCCGTCAGCAGGTTTGAGCCACA GGAACCGCCAGCAGAAGACCCCAACCTAGACCAGCCCAACGGCCCCGTCCCTGGCAGCCCCACCCGCCTTCCCGACCAGGAAATGAAACCTCTTCCTCGGGAGCTGAGAGGCGCCGTGACGGAGACGACGCCCAGGAGTCAGTTGCGGCACGAGCTGGTCTGA
- the LOC135107336 gene encoding adenylate kinase isoenzyme 5-like isoform X5, translated as MQVFSEVSRLFKMGICLDTGQRPEFLSLHDLYEDRSGSPLVSEGKNGEAGTTAATTPATMAPPGPTAAAPTETITGAPVIFFLGGPGSGKMTHAQNLADIHEGYRHINLTVVISEYIKENDLGSPQSISASIGLALLAREMHLSPRCKGYLVSGYPRHLDDVHHYNEKLGRPTGAILLEWDRATLIRNIELGNIDGAILLDWRESTLLNNLEAGARMGSLMLEAAKKELTEFTTKVLPVCEYYDNLGMLYVVSGERSQEEVFRDVQRAHSKILRSALHPPPSRASVGSYREYRRMAPITQHQPLSNATITAPPEEEALPPCIFFMGGPGSDKWRLMSGITYLYPGWACVGVGQMLRDHVARWKEDPEGYTGMPSEKVVMVHNLMRKGELVPQDLVLDLMQERIKELSSREGIVLVGFPRDIIQAQNFEEKFHQIPPLLLIDCSELELGRNLGRREWRLDDNVAAARRRLAIYREVTLPMLKAFDEKNRLKIIDGDADWEQVERETKRAIYVETQNLARRGIRSAGVTPTPSPRRGLVRPSTSTFPAEVATAAVSRFEPQEPPAEDPNLDQPNGPVPGSPTRLPDQEMKPLPRELRGAVTETTPRSQLRHELV; from the exons ATCGCAGCGGGTCGCCGTTAGTGAGTGAAGGCAAGAATGGAGAGGCGGGCACGACAGCAGCCACCACCCCGGCTACCATGGCGCCCCCGGGACCCACCGCCGCTGCCCCGACGGAGACCATCACAGGAGCGCCTGTCATCTTCTTTTTGG GGGGTCCAGGCAGCGGAAAGATGACGCACGCGCAGAACCTTGCCGACATCCACGAGGGTTACCGACACATCAACCTCACCGTCGTGATTAGCGAATATATCAAGGAGAAcg ACCTCGGATCGCCACAGTCCATCTCAGCGAGCATCGGGCTGGCGCTGCTGGCCCGGGAGATGCACCTGTCGCCCCGCTGCAAGGGCTACTTGGTGTCCGGGTACCCGCGCCACCTAGATGACGTGCATCACTACAACGAGAAG CTGGGTCGACCCACGGGAGCCATCCTGCTGGAGTGGGACCGAGCTACCCTCATCAGGAACATCGAG CTGGGCAACATCGACGGGGCCATCCTGCTTGACTGGCGGGAGTCGACGCTACTCAACAACCTGGAGGCGGGGGCGCGGATGGGTTCACTCATGCTGGAAGCGGCGAAGAAGGAGCTGACGGAATTCACTACGAAGGTCCTGCCGGTGTGTGAATACTACGACAACCTGGGGATGCTTTACGTG GTGTCTGGGGAGAGGAGTCAGGAGGAGGTGTTCAGGGACGTCCAAAGGGCACACTCCAAGATACTTCGGTCCGCGCTTCATCCTCCGCCATCACGCGCCTCTGTTG GGTCCTACCGGGAGTACCGTAGGATGGCGCCCATAACCCAACATCAGCCGCTGTCCAACGCCACAATTACTGCGCCGCCAGAAGAAGAGGCTCTCCCTCCGTGCATCTTCTTCATGG GTGGCCCCGGGAGCGACAAATGGCGACTCATGAGCGGCATCACATACCTGTACCCAGGGTGGGCGTGCGTGGGAGTGGGCCAGATGCTGCGTGACCACGTGGCGCGCTGGAAAGAGGACCCTGAAGGGTACACAGGCATGCCCAGcgagaaggtggtgatggtgcacaACCtcatgaggaagggagagctgGTGCCGCAG GACCTGGTGCTCGACTTGATGCAGGAAAGGATAAAGGAGCTGAGTTCCCGCGAGGGCATCGTGCTGGTGGGCTTCCCGAGGGACATCATCCAGGCGCAGAACTTCgaggagaag TTCCACCAGATCCCGCCCTTGTTGCTCATCGACTGCTCGGAGTTGGAGCTGGGGAGGAACCTTGGCCGCAGGGAGTGGCGCCTCGATGACAACGTAGCGGCGGCACGGAGGAGGCTGGCCATTTACCGCGAAGTCACGTTGCCCATGCTCAAGGCCTTCGACGAGAAGAACCGACTCAAGATT ATTGACGGCGACGCTGACTGGGAACAGGTGGAAAGGGAGACTAAGCGGGCCATCTACGTAGAGACCCAGAATCTTGCTCGGCGCGGCATCAGGTCGGCAGGAGTCACGCCCACGCCGTCTCCCCGTCGCGGCCTCGTGCgcccctccacttccaccttccCCGCCGAGGTCGCCACCGCAGCCGTCAGCAGGTTTGAGCCACA GGAACCGCCAGCAGAAGACCCCAACCTAGACCAGCCCAACGGCCCCGTCCCTGGCAGCCCCACCCGCCTTCCCGACCAGGAAATGAAACCTCTTCCTCGGGAGCTGAGAGGCGCCGTGACGGAGACGACGCCCAGGAGTCAGTTGCGGCACGAGCTGGTCTGA
- the LOC135107336 gene encoding uncharacterized protein LOC135107336 isoform X8 — protein MVYERTRMRYQEITAPYCPTAVGEQAKGSGRRGRHSLLPEVTRQLMRTESAPDLGSPQSISASIGLALLAREMHLSPRCKGYLVSGYPRHLDDVHHYNEKLGRPTGAILLEWDRATLIRNIELRMREYYASHAMRLSHTARRLGNIDGAILLDWRESTLLNNLEAGARMGSLMLEAAKKELTEFTTKVLPVCEYYDNLGMLYVVSGERSQEEVFRDVQRAHSKILRSALHPPPSRASVGSYREYRRMAPITQHQPLSNATITAPPEEEALPPCIFFMGGPGSDKWRLMSGITYLYPGWACVGVGQMLRDHVARWKEDPEGYTGMPSEKVVMVHNLMRKGELVPQDLVLDLMQERIKELSSREGIVLVGFPRDIIQAQNFEEKFHQIPPLLLIDCSELELGRNLGRREWRLDDNVAAARRRLAIYREVTLPMLKAFDEKNRLKIIDGDADWEQVERETKRAIYVETQNLARRGIRSAGVTPTPSPRRGLVRPSTSTFPAEVATAAVSRFEPQEPPAEDPNLDQPNGPVPGSPTRLPDQEMKPLPRELRGAVTETTPRSQLRHELV, from the exons ATGGTTTATGAAAGGACTCGCATGCGGTACCAGGAAATCACAGCGCCGTATTGCCCCACAGCGGTCGGGGAACAGGCCAAGGGGAGTGGCAGACGGGGCAGACACAGCCTCCTACCAGAGGTGACTCGACAACTGATGCGGACGGAAAGCGCGCCAG ACCTCGGATCGCCACAGTCCATCTCAGCGAGCATCGGGCTGGCGCTGCTGGCCCGGGAGATGCACCTGTCGCCCCGCTGCAAGGGCTACTTGGTGTCCGGGTACCCGCGCCACCTAGATGACGTGCATCACTACAACGAGAAG CTGGGTCGACCCACGGGAGCCATCCTGCTGGAGTGGGACCGAGCTACCCTCATCAGGAACATCGAG TTGAGAATGCGAGAATATTACGCGAGCCACGCCATGCGCCTCTCCCACACTGCGCGGCGG CTGGGCAACATCGACGGGGCCATCCTGCTTGACTGGCGGGAGTCGACGCTACTCAACAACCTGGAGGCGGGGGCGCGGATGGGTTCACTCATGCTGGAAGCGGCGAAGAAGGAGCTGACGGAATTCACTACGAAGGTCCTGCCGGTGTGTGAATACTACGACAACCTGGGGATGCTTTACGTG GTGTCTGGGGAGAGGAGTCAGGAGGAGGTGTTCAGGGACGTCCAAAGGGCACACTCCAAGATACTTCGGTCCGCGCTTCATCCTCCGCCATCACGCGCCTCTGTTG GGTCCTACCGGGAGTACCGTAGGATGGCGCCCATAACCCAACATCAGCCGCTGTCCAACGCCACAATTACTGCGCCGCCAGAAGAAGAGGCTCTCCCTCCGTGCATCTTCTTCATGG GTGGCCCCGGGAGCGACAAATGGCGACTCATGAGCGGCATCACATACCTGTACCCAGGGTGGGCGTGCGTGGGAGTGGGCCAGATGCTGCGTGACCACGTGGCGCGCTGGAAAGAGGACCCTGAAGGGTACACAGGCATGCCCAGcgagaaggtggtgatggtgcacaACCtcatgaggaagggagagctgGTGCCGCAG GACCTGGTGCTCGACTTGATGCAGGAAAGGATAAAGGAGCTGAGTTCCCGCGAGGGCATCGTGCTGGTGGGCTTCCCGAGGGACATCATCCAGGCGCAGAACTTCgaggagaag TTCCACCAGATCCCGCCCTTGTTGCTCATCGACTGCTCGGAGTTGGAGCTGGGGAGGAACCTTGGCCGCAGGGAGTGGCGCCTCGATGACAACGTAGCGGCGGCACGGAGGAGGCTGGCCATTTACCGCGAAGTCACGTTGCCCATGCTCAAGGCCTTCGACGAGAAGAACCGACTCAAGATT ATTGACGGCGACGCTGACTGGGAACAGGTGGAAAGGGAGACTAAGCGGGCCATCTACGTAGAGACCCAGAATCTTGCTCGGCGCGGCATCAGGTCGGCAGGAGTCACGCCCACGCCGTCTCCCCGTCGCGGCCTCGTGCgcccctccacttccaccttccCCGCCGAGGTCGCCACCGCAGCCGTCAGCAGGTTTGAGCCACA GGAACCGCCAGCAGAAGACCCCAACCTAGACCAGCCCAACGGCCCCGTCCCTGGCAGCCCCACCCGCCTTCCCGACCAGGAAATGAAACCTCTTCCTCGGGAGCTGAGAGGCGCCGTGACGGAGACGACGCCCAGGAGTCAGTTGCGGCACGAGCTGGTCTGA
- the LOC135107336 gene encoding adenylate kinase isoenzyme 5-like isoform X6 — protein MQVFSEVSRLFKMGICLDTGQRPEFLSLHDLYEDRSGSPLVSEGKNGEAGTTAATTPATMAPPGPTAAAPTETITGAPVIFFLGGPGSGKMTHAQNLADIHEGYRHINLTVVISEYIKENDLGSPQSISASIGLALLAREMHLSPRCKGYLVSGYPRHLDDVHHYNEKLGNIDGAILLDWRESTLLNNLEAGARMGSLMLEAAKKELTEFTTKVLPVCEYYDNLGMLYVVSGERSQEEVFRDVQRAHSKILRSALHPPPSRASVGSYREYRRMAPITQHQPLSNATITAPPEEEALPPCIFFMGGPGSDKWRLMSGITYLYPGWACVGVGQMLRDHVARWKEDPEGYTGMPSEKVVMVHNLMRKGELVPQDLVLDLMQERIKELSSREGIVLVGFPRDIIQAQNFEEKFHQIPPLLLIDCSELELGRNLGRREWRLDDNVAAARRRLAIYREVTLPMLKAFDEKNRLKIIDGDADWEQVERETKRAIYVETQNLARRGIRSAGVTPTPSPRRGLVRPSTSTFPAEVATAAVSRFEPQEPPAEDPNLDQPNGPVPGSPTRLPDQEMKPLPRELRGAVTETTPRSQLRHELV, from the exons ATCGCAGCGGGTCGCCGTTAGTGAGTGAAGGCAAGAATGGAGAGGCGGGCACGACAGCAGCCACCACCCCGGCTACCATGGCGCCCCCGGGACCCACCGCCGCTGCCCCGACGGAGACCATCACAGGAGCGCCTGTCATCTTCTTTTTGG GGGGTCCAGGCAGCGGAAAGATGACGCACGCGCAGAACCTTGCCGACATCCACGAGGGTTACCGACACATCAACCTCACCGTCGTGATTAGCGAATATATCAAGGAGAAcg ACCTCGGATCGCCACAGTCCATCTCAGCGAGCATCGGGCTGGCGCTGCTGGCCCGGGAGATGCACCTGTCGCCCCGCTGCAAGGGCTACTTGGTGTCCGGGTACCCGCGCCACCTAGATGACGTGCATCACTACAACGAGAAG CTGGGCAACATCGACGGGGCCATCCTGCTTGACTGGCGGGAGTCGACGCTACTCAACAACCTGGAGGCGGGGGCGCGGATGGGTTCACTCATGCTGGAAGCGGCGAAGAAGGAGCTGACGGAATTCACTACGAAGGTCCTGCCGGTGTGTGAATACTACGACAACCTGGGGATGCTTTACGTG GTGTCTGGGGAGAGGAGTCAGGAGGAGGTGTTCAGGGACGTCCAAAGGGCACACTCCAAGATACTTCGGTCCGCGCTTCATCCTCCGCCATCACGCGCCTCTGTTG GGTCCTACCGGGAGTACCGTAGGATGGCGCCCATAACCCAACATCAGCCGCTGTCCAACGCCACAATTACTGCGCCGCCAGAAGAAGAGGCTCTCCCTCCGTGCATCTTCTTCATGG GTGGCCCCGGGAGCGACAAATGGCGACTCATGAGCGGCATCACATACCTGTACCCAGGGTGGGCGTGCGTGGGAGTGGGCCAGATGCTGCGTGACCACGTGGCGCGCTGGAAAGAGGACCCTGAAGGGTACACAGGCATGCCCAGcgagaaggtggtgatggtgcacaACCtcatgaggaagggagagctgGTGCCGCAG GACCTGGTGCTCGACTTGATGCAGGAAAGGATAAAGGAGCTGAGTTCCCGCGAGGGCATCGTGCTGGTGGGCTTCCCGAGGGACATCATCCAGGCGCAGAACTTCgaggagaag TTCCACCAGATCCCGCCCTTGTTGCTCATCGACTGCTCGGAGTTGGAGCTGGGGAGGAACCTTGGCCGCAGGGAGTGGCGCCTCGATGACAACGTAGCGGCGGCACGGAGGAGGCTGGCCATTTACCGCGAAGTCACGTTGCCCATGCTCAAGGCCTTCGACGAGAAGAACCGACTCAAGATT ATTGACGGCGACGCTGACTGGGAACAGGTGGAAAGGGAGACTAAGCGGGCCATCTACGTAGAGACCCAGAATCTTGCTCGGCGCGGCATCAGGTCGGCAGGAGTCACGCCCACGCCGTCTCCCCGTCGCGGCCTCGTGCgcccctccacttccaccttccCCGCCGAGGTCGCCACCGCAGCCGTCAGCAGGTTTGAGCCACA GGAACCGCCAGCAGAAGACCCCAACCTAGACCAGCCCAACGGCCCCGTCCCTGGCAGCCCCACCCGCCTTCCCGACCAGGAAATGAAACCTCTTCCTCGGGAGCTGAGAGGCGCCGTGACGGAGACGACGCCCAGGAGTCAGTTGCGGCACGAGCTGGTCTGA